A window of the Gossypium arboreum isolate Shixiya-1 chromosome 2, ASM2569848v2, whole genome shotgun sequence genome harbors these coding sequences:
- the LOC128285103 gene encoding ATP synthase subunit beta, chloroplastic-like, whose amino-acid sequence MELINNIAKAHGGSVDNLGPVDTRTTSPIHKSVPAFIQLDTKLSIFETGIKVVDLLAPYRRGGKIGLFGGAGVGKTVLIMELINNIAKAHGFVSLFGGVGERTHEGNDLYMEMKESGVINEQNLAESKVALVYGQMNEPPGARMRVGLTALTMAEYFRS is encoded by the coding sequence ATGGAATTGATCAACAACATTGCCAAAGCTCATGGGGGATCCGTTGATAATTTAGGTCCTGTAGATACTCGCACAACATCCCCTATTCATAAATCCGTGCCCGCTTTCATACAATTAGATACAAAATTATCTATTTTTGAAACAGGAATTAAAGTAGTCGATCTTTTAGCTCCTTATCGTCGTGGAGGAAAAATCGGACTATTTGGGGGGGCTGGGGTAGGTAAAACAGTACTCATTATGGAATTGATCAACAACATTGCCAAAGCTCATGGATTCGTATCCCTATTTGGCGGAGTAGGTGAACGGACTCATGAAGGAAATGATCTTTACATGGAAATGAAAGAATCTGGAGTAATTAATGAACAAAATCTTGCGGAATCAAAAGTGGCTTTAGTCTACGGTCAGATGAATGAACCGCCAGGAGCTCGTATGAGAGTTGGATTGACTGCCCTAACTATGGCGGAATATTTCAGGAGCTAG